The Cyanobacteriota bacterium DNA segment AAAACCCGCAGGCTGGGAAACAAGAAGTGATTCTCCTCAACGTACTGAGCACCAAATAGGCCCTTTTCTGCCCAAAAATAGCGATCAGTAGTATGTTCATTACGCTTAACTAGCAACAGGGCTGGTGGTGCAATACCCTGATCTTGAATGAACTTGCGAGCAGCAGTCACTGGCTTATCTTCACCGCTTTCAATACTAAACTGAGGCACCAACTCTAAAATTCTGCGCCCTTCCTGCCGGCGACGGCTCTTGCGTTTGCGTCTCCTTGCCAA contains these protein-coding regions:
- a CDS encoding DUF3155 domain-containing protein codes for the protein MARRRKRKSRRRQEGRRILELVPQFSIESGEDKPVTAARKFIQDQGIAPPALLLVKRNEHTTDRYFWAEKGLFGAQYVEENHFLFPSLRVLLGEPEEIHVAVRR